Proteins from a genomic interval of Francisella salimarina:
- a CDS encoding MFS transporter — protein MNLHSKNILIPILITTIIIDIMGAGLVFPIMPSLFFGQSCVTFGDPGGNFQNWYYSIALACWPLGLMIGCPIIGELSDKYGRKVILVVALSTTCVSYLLSAYAIYSHDYLLFVASRFVCGLAGGAFEIAQAAVIDVSTEEDRSRNLGYITMAASLGFVVGPVITSFVSVMEVSHTIPFVFAAVLALVNITFIVIIMKRDLPKNPGLVIQLGTIYKTISFLLSDKRVRLVGVVYLLIQCAWGFYAQGVALFLNLTYGYNVSMTGAFYAVMGLATALASILIQPKIFAKVSNQVAFVRAAVICGIGFILVSIIFNEIAQWMLTIVLSASQLICYTALLSMISGSVSDKEQGKAMGAAGAGFGLAWFLNDIMMGHLSSISPSSPITFAGFMYFIAAIIFVFSIKILRERVQ, from the coding sequence ATGAACTTACACTCTAAAAATATTTTAATTCCCATACTTATCACGACAATTATTATAGATATTATGGGAGCAGGACTTGTTTTTCCAATTATGCCTTCGCTATTCTTTGGCCAATCTTGTGTCACATTTGGTGATCCAGGTGGTAACTTTCAAAACTGGTATTACTCTATAGCTTTGGCTTGTTGGCCACTAGGACTGATGATTGGTTGCCCAATAATAGGTGAGTTGTCTGATAAATATGGACGTAAGGTAATATTAGTTGTGGCTTTATCAACAACTTGTGTTTCTTATCTTTTATCAGCGTATGCGATATATTCACATGATTACTTATTATTTGTAGCTAGTAGATTTGTTTGTGGCTTAGCTGGTGGAGCTTTTGAAATTGCTCAAGCTGCGGTTATTGATGTATCCACGGAGGAGGATAGATCACGAAATCTGGGTTACATAACTATGGCGGCATCTTTAGGCTTTGTTGTTGGTCCAGTAATTACTAGTTTTGTATCAGTGATGGAAGTAAGCCATACAATACCATTTGTATTTGCTGCTGTCTTAGCATTAGTAAATATCACATTTATAGTTATTATCATGAAGAGAGATCTACCAAAAAATCCAGGTTTGGTTATTCAGCTGGGTACGATCTATAAAACTATATCTTTTCTACTATCAGATAAACGTGTGAGATTAGTTGGAGTTGTATATCTTCTTATTCAGTGTGCTTGGGGGTTTTATGCGCAGGGAGTAGCTCTATTCTTAAACCTAACATATGGTTATAATGTTTCTATGACAGGAGCATTTTATGCAGTGATGGGGTTAGCTACAGCATTAGCGAGTATTTTGATACAGCCCAAAATTTTTGCAAAAGTATCAAATCAAGTAGCTTTTGTGAGAGCTGCCGTTATTTGTGGTATCGGATTCATTCTGGTATCAATTATCTTTAATGAAATTGCACAATGGATGTTGACAATAGTTTTATCGGCTTCTCAACTTATATGTTATACAGCTCTTCTCTCAATGATTTCAGGGTCAGTATCTGATAAAGAGCAAGGTAAAGCTATGGGAGCAGCTGGTGCAGGTTTTGGTCTTGCATGGTTTTTAAATGATATTATGATGGGACACTTATCCTCAATATCGCCAAGTTCACCTATTACATTTGCTGGCTTTATGTATTTTATTGCTGCTATTATCTTTGTCTTTTCTATCAAAATCTTGCGTGAAAGGGTACAATAA
- a CDS encoding ATP-binding cassette domain-containing protein: MQLISLKNVSLNFGTQIVLDKVNLEVTKGQRICLIGRNGTGKSSLLKIIEGNVIPDGGEIIVHNNAIVASMIQEVPSDIRGSVSEVILQGLGELGEHLIAYQQTLVLDPESTKLENLHSYIDEKHGWSYLNDVEVLASKLNLDSAASFKDLSGGMKRRVILARALIKKPDLLLLDEPTNHLDIDSISWLEEFLASFTGAILFITHDRKFLNNVAKSIVELDRGHLYSFDGNYTRFLEKKEQILDAQEKANSEFDKKLAQEEAWIRQGIKARRTRNEGRVRALEQMRRDRQQRRESIGKADIKVAQANKSSKKVIQADNIGFEYEGDFLFKDFSTEIQKGDKIAIIGQNGCGKTTLLNSLLGLDKPTQGTVTLADNIKIAYFDQLRDQLDESLSIIDNVKEGSDFINIDGKETHVITYLQKFLFTPERLHSPITHLSGGEKNRLLLAKILSKPSNVIILDEPTNDLDIETLEILEEMLISYQGTVIIVSHDREFINNVATSTIVFENGNLQEYIGGYDSWVAQRKQLVQPVKETNKAPQSKNKLTYEQKKQLRNLPSQIEKLEANIALIQQQMGELDFYQKSQTQQNEIQQKLDTLNTDLEGKYLLWEELLELE, from the coding sequence ATGCAGCTAATCTCTCTTAAAAATGTAAGTTTAAACTTCGGCACTCAAATAGTCCTTGATAAGGTTAATTTAGAAGTTACAAAAGGACAAAGAATCTGTTTAATTGGACGAAATGGTACAGGCAAATCATCACTACTTAAAATTATTGAAGGTAATGTTATTCCAGATGGTGGTGAGATAATAGTTCATAATAATGCTATTGTTGCTAGTATGATACAAGAGGTTCCTAGTGATATCAGAGGAAGTGTTTCAGAAGTTATATTACAAGGTTTAGGAGAGCTCGGTGAGCATTTGATAGCATATCAGCAGACTTTAGTGTTAGATCCTGAATCTACTAAACTTGAAAATTTACATAGCTATATTGATGAAAAACATGGATGGTCATACTTAAATGATGTTGAAGTTTTGGCTTCTAAACTTAATCTTGATTCAGCTGCCTCTTTTAAAGATCTATCTGGGGGGATGAAAAGAAGAGTTATTCTAGCAAGAGCTTTGATAAAAAAACCAGACTTACTTTTATTAGATGAGCCAACAAACCATTTGGATATTGACTCAATCAGCTGGCTTGAAGAATTCTTAGCAAGCTTTACTGGCGCGATACTTTTTATTACGCATGACAGGAAGTTTCTAAATAATGTTGCTAAAAGTATTGTAGAACTTGATAGGGGACATTTATATTCATTTGATGGTAACTATACGAGGTTTCTTGAAAAGAAAGAGCAGATTCTAGATGCACAAGAAAAAGCAAATAGCGAGTTTGATAAAAAGTTAGCTCAAGAAGAGGCTTGGATTCGTCAAGGTATCAAAGCAAGACGTACCAGAAATGAAGGGCGTGTTAGAGCACTAGAACAAATGCGTCGTGATAGACAACAGCGTAGAGAAAGTATTGGAAAAGCTGATATCAAAGTGGCTCAAGCTAATAAATCTTCCAAGAAGGTTATTCAAGCTGACAATATTGGCTTTGAGTATGAAGGTGACTTTTTATTTAAAGATTTCTCCACTGAAATTCAAAAGGGTGATAAGATTGCAATTATTGGTCAAAATGGTTGTGGTAAAACAACCCTATTAAATTCGCTGCTCGGATTGGATAAACCTACGCAAGGTACAGTAACTTTAGCTGATAATATTAAAATTGCATATTTTGATCAGTTAAGGGATCAGCTAGATGAGTCTTTGAGTATAATTGACAACGTTAAAGAAGGTTCTGATTTTATTAATATAGATGGTAAGGAAACTCACGTAATTACATATTTACAAAAGTTTTTGTTTACTCCAGAGAGATTACACTCTCCCATTACACACTTATCAGGCGGCGAAAAAAATAGATTATTGTTAGCTAAGATTTTATCAAAGCCTAGTAATGTTATTATACTTGATGAGCCAACCAATGATTTAGATATTGAAACTTTAGAGATTCTTGAAGAAATGCTTATAAGCTATCAAGGAACTGTAATTATTGTCAGTCATGATAGAGAGTTTATAAATAATGTTGCAACTAGTACTATAGTTTTTGAGAATGGTAATTTGCAAGAATATATTGGTGGCTATGATAGTTGGGTAGCACAACGAAAGCAACTTGTGCAGCCAGTCAAAGAGACAAACAAAGCTCCACAGTCAAAAAATAAATTAACTTATGAGCAAAAAAAACAGTTACGTAATTTACCAAGTCAAATAGAAAAGCTAGAAGCAAATATTGCTTTGATTCAACAGCAAATGGGAGAGTTGGATTTTTATCAAAAGTCACAAACACAGCAAAATGAAATTCAGCAAAAACTTGATACTTTAAATACTGATCTTGAAGGTAAGTATCTTTTATGGGAAGAGCTTTTAGAGCTAGAGTAG
- a CDS encoding peptide MFS transporter, translating into MRTYKRDIHDAAEEKKVLTLTALAEFAERYGYYVVQSLLIFFLIEKFNISQEVSASLVGTTLAMIYISAIVGGYIAESLLGYYRSGLLGSFLMLVGFFLLASTVSQAALYLGLSLVCISSGLIKSNMAAFIGRFYDRSSYDHTRRDFGFNVFYMGINLGGFLGLVLAMSLKDHFGYDAAFYSSLVVSFGMLILLSVGYKIIDKHLLDVTINLTVILKVTVILFVYITLLFFIFQFPEVANFSVLGSLFVSLIILFISVRKSSFTKVFVAMIFFGLSIIYWALYFQMFISLLLFTEYTVKQYLLNSSQILSVVSVTILLFAVVMGKLWIYLGRRNIMTNDIDKFNMAFVIMILSFLIIEIFIYATPGVDKVSPFAFIIGYFFIGISELCISAIGLSLVTKIAPKGFVALYMGIWLITLGIGGKLGGLLSSYFYVPESNVVLAKANISDALDTFVVIAVLTSLFIVLVRKYVNRNAT; encoded by the coding sequence ATGAGGACTTATAAGCGCGATATTCATGACGCTGCAGAAGAAAAAAAAGTTTTAACATTGACCGCTTTGGCAGAGTTTGCTGAAAGGTATGGTTATTATGTGGTTCAATCATTATTAATATTTTTTCTTATTGAAAAATTTAATATCTCTCAAGAGGTTTCTGCCTCACTAGTGGGAACAACATTGGCTATGATTTATATTTCAGCTATTGTTGGTGGCTATATTGCAGAAAGTTTGTTGGGGTATTATAGGTCGGGGTTACTCGGTTCCTTTCTTATGTTAGTAGGATTCTTTCTTTTAGCATCAACAGTAAGTCAGGCTGCACTATATCTAGGATTAAGTCTGGTATGTATAAGTAGTGGCTTAATAAAATCTAATATGGCGGCATTTATTGGAAGATTTTATGATCGTTCATCTTACGATCATACTAGAAGGGATTTTGGTTTTAATGTATTTTATATGGGGATTAATCTAGGTGGTTTTTTAGGATTAGTCTTAGCGATGTCTCTTAAAGATCATTTTGGTTATGATGCAGCATTCTACAGTAGTTTAGTGGTAAGTTTTGGAATGCTTATTTTATTATCAGTAGGCTATAAAATAATAGATAAACATTTACTAGATGTCACAATTAATCTGACAGTTATTTTAAAAGTTACTGTAATTTTATTTGTATATATAACTTTATTATTTTTTATATTTCAGTTTCCTGAAGTTGCAAACTTTTCTGTATTAGGATCCTTATTCGTTTCTCTAATTATCTTATTTATATCTGTTCGTAAGAGTAGTTTTACCAAGGTCTTTGTAGCAATGATATTCTTCGGATTGTCTATTATTTACTGGGCTTTATATTTCCAGATGTTTATAAGCTTACTACTATTTACTGAGTATACGGTTAAACAATACTTATTGAATTCCAGTCAGATATTAAGTGTGGTTTCGGTAACAATTTTGTTATTTGCTGTTGTTATGGGTAAACTCTGGATATATCTCGGTCGTAGAAACATTATGACTAATGATATAGATAAGTTTAATATGGCATTTGTGATAATGATTTTAAGTTTTCTTATAATAGAAATTTTTATCTATGCTACTCCAGGAGTAGATAAAGTATCTCCATTTGCATTTATTATTGGCTATTTTTTCATAGGAATATCTGAGTTATGTATTTCTGCGATAGGTTTATCATTGGTGACTAAAATAGCACCTAAAGGTTTTGTTGCTTTATATATGGGGATATGGCTCATTACATTAGGCATTGGAGGTAAGTTAGGTGGACTCTTATCTAGCTATTTCTATGTTCCAGAGAGTAATGTAGTTCTTGCTAAAGCAAATATTTCAGATGCATTAGATACTTTTGTTGTAATTGCTGTATTAACTTCTTTGTTTATTGTTTTGGTTAGAAAGTATGTTAATAGGAACGCTACATAG
- a CDS encoding glutamine--tRNA ligase/YqeY domain fusion protein — MNNETKANKTNFIKNIIKKDIGTKRVSSVLTRFPPEPNGYLHIGHAKSICLNFGVAEEFEGKCNLRFDDTNPDKEDIEYINAIRDDVEWLGFKWQNEPRFASEYFDRMYELAVLLIKKGKAYICDLSAEEVREYRGTLKEAGKNSPYRERSVDENLKLFEAMKNGEFAEGSKTLRAKIDMASGNINLRDPALYRIKFSHHPKTGNKWCIYPMYAFAHPLEDAIEGITHSLCTLEFQDQRPFYDWVIEETEFQQRPQQIEFSRLNLNYTITSKRKLKYLVDSNLVNDWDDPRMPTIKGFRRRGYTPESIRNFCDMIGISKQDSIIDISVLEESIRNDLNKNALRKNAVLDPIKVSIQDMPLHELNVPNHPQDPEFGRRDITISSDIYIEREDFVFELEKGMKKLSPNGRVRLLNAYVIECKEVITNDEGKVTELVCSYLPETLGGKKPDDGVKPNGIVHWVDANNCIDAEVRVYDRLFNHENPASFDNVEDVLNPDSLKIIKNAKVEKSLENIRPEQHFQFNRIGYFISDSKDCSHENLVFNRTVTLRNTWETK; from the coding sequence ATGAATAATGAAACTAAAGCAAATAAAACTAATTTTATCAAAAATATAATCAAAAAAGATATTGGAACAAAGAGAGTCTCTAGTGTTCTAACACGCTTTCCTCCTGAGCCAAATGGTTACCTTCATATTGGACATGCAAAATCTATATGCTTGAACTTCGGTGTAGCTGAGGAGTTTGAAGGTAAATGTAACCTAAGATTTGATGATACTAATCCTGATAAAGAAGATATTGAATATATTAATGCAATAAGAGATGATGTAGAGTGGCTAGGTTTCAAATGGCAAAATGAGCCTCGTTTCGCTTCAGAATACTTCGATAGAATGTATGAATTAGCTGTGCTACTCATAAAAAAAGGTAAAGCATATATCTGCGACCTATCAGCAGAAGAAGTACGTGAATATCGAGGCACACTAAAAGAAGCTGGTAAAAATAGTCCATATAGAGAACGTAGTGTAGATGAGAATCTCAAGCTTTTTGAAGCAATGAAAAATGGTGAGTTTGCTGAAGGAAGTAAAACACTGCGTGCTAAGATAGATATGGCTTCTGGTAATATCAATCTTAGAGACCCTGCTCTATATAGAATAAAATTCTCACACCATCCAAAAACTGGAAATAAATGGTGTATATATCCAATGTATGCGTTTGCTCACCCACTGGAAGATGCCATAGAAGGTATTACTCACTCTCTGTGTACTTTAGAGTTTCAAGATCAAAGACCTTTTTATGACTGGGTTATCGAAGAAACTGAATTTCAACAAAGGCCTCAGCAAATAGAATTTTCAAGGCTAAACTTAAACTACACTATAACAAGTAAGAGAAAACTAAAATATCTTGTAGATAGCAATCTTGTCAATGATTGGGATGATCCACGTATGCCAACAATCAAAGGTTTTAGACGCAGAGGTTATACTCCAGAATCTATCCGTAATTTTTGTGACATGATAGGGATATCTAAGCAAGATTCAATAATAGATATATCTGTTTTAGAAGAATCTATTAGAAATGACCTTAACAAAAATGCTCTAAGAAAAAATGCAGTTTTAGATCCTATAAAGGTGAGCATCCAAGACATGCCTCTTCATGAGTTAAATGTACCAAACCATCCACAAGATCCTGAGTTTGGTCGTCGAGATATAACTATATCTTCTGATATTTATATCGAAAGAGAAGACTTTGTCTTTGAACTAGAAAAAGGTATGAAAAAACTTAGCCCAAACGGTAGGGTACGACTTCTAAATGCTTATGTAATCGAATGTAAGGAAGTTATAACTAATGATGAAGGTAAAGTTACAGAACTAGTATGTTCTTATTTACCCGAAACTTTAGGCGGTAAAAAACCTGATGATGGTGTAAAACCAAATGGTATTGTTCACTGGGTTGATGCAAACAATTGTATTGATGCTGAAGTCAGAGTATATGACAGACTATTTAATCACGAGAACCCTGCAAGCTTCGATAATGTTGAAGATGTACTAAACCCTGATTCTCTAAAGATTATTAAAAATGCTAAAGTAGAAAAATCTCTAGAAAATATAAGACCTGAGCAACACTTTCAATTTAACAGAATTGGCTACTTCATATCTGATTCAAAAGATTGTAGTCATGAAAATTTAGTATTTAACAGGACTGTTACTCTTAGAAATACTTGGGAAACTAAATAA
- a CDS encoding phosphoenolpyruvate carboxykinase (ATP), with the protein MDPSTIDDNKYLYTIKEVHRNLSLDELAQHAKENSGFVGCEGKTLVVDSGDVKGRLPDDKYIVETKYAKKNIWWNENGSDNKRLKRKSWKLIKQKFHEDVSTKDIFVVEGYYNHDEKNTIAVRLITTQASAAYFFKLISIAPNQQQLDEFEPQWVIMHSPETEISDYVEIGLNSPKIIATNLKQRESILVGTLYLAEINKVLLSVMSYYLSLNNIGVFYCAVGVDDEANSSMFFGLSGSGKTTLALDNNKRLVANEAIAWTEMRGIYSLESGLTIKSASFKKNDGRIKKALQGNLLIENPNFDDSQNIIFGEKSKSQSNTYVTFPRENFENIVNTNDPSKIIFLVKDAKGVLPRVAKLSKGQAIYYFLSGYTCTSTGIEAGVTEPKPEFSCCYAQPFLLLKPTRYANILRQRLKHSDAKIYMINVGWIDGDYKTGRRVPVEETKMIVNYLLTEPENVSFKFERQKYFNFKALTSIYDNDEVMHLKNIWEDQSSYKKQYKSLIKSFIKNYEQFEDDDFALKYKKFEPSI; encoded by the coding sequence ATGGATCCTTCAACCATAGACGATAATAAATACTTATATACAATCAAGGAAGTACACAGAAATTTATCACTAGATGAATTAGCTCAACATGCCAAAGAGAATAGTGGTTTTGTTGGCTGCGAAGGCAAAACTCTAGTCGTTGACAGTGGAGATGTTAAGGGCAGACTTCCTGATGATAAGTATATCGTTGAGACCAAGTATGCTAAAAAGAATATATGGTGGAACGAGAATGGATCTGATAATAAAAGATTAAAAAGAAAAAGTTGGAAGTTAATAAAACAGAAGTTTCACGAGGATGTTTCAACGAAAGACATTTTTGTTGTAGAAGGTTATTACAACCATGATGAAAAAAATACAATTGCTGTTCGTTTGATAACAACTCAAGCATCTGCAGCATATTTCTTTAAGTTAATATCAATAGCTCCTAATCAGCAGCAATTAGATGAGTTTGAGCCTCAATGGGTAATTATGCACTCTCCAGAGACAGAGATTAGTGATTATGTTGAGATAGGTTTAAACTCACCTAAAATTATCGCTACAAATCTGAAACAACGTGAAAGCATACTTGTTGGGACGTTGTATTTGGCAGAGATTAACAAGGTTTTGTTATCTGTTATGAGTTATTATTTGTCCTTGAATAATATTGGTGTTTTTTATTGTGCAGTTGGTGTTGATGACGAAGCTAATAGCTCTATGTTTTTTGGATTATCAGGGAGTGGTAAGACAACTTTGGCACTAGATAATAATAAAAGACTAGTAGCTAATGAAGCTATAGCATGGACTGAAATGCGAGGAATATATAGTTTAGAGTCTGGCTTAACTATCAAATCAGCAAGTTTTAAGAAAAATGATGGACGTATAAAAAAAGCTCTTCAAGGTAACTTATTAATTGAAAATCCTAATTTTGATGACAGTCAAAATATTATTTTTGGAGAGAAATCAAAGTCACAAAGTAACACATACGTAACTTTCCCGAGAGAAAATTTTGAAAATATAGTAAATACAAATGATCCAAGTAAAATAATTTTTCTTGTAAAAGATGCCAAAGGAGTTCTGCCTCGAGTAGCTAAACTAAGTAAAGGTCAGGCAATTTATTATTTCTTATCAGGTTATACATGTACCTCTACAGGCATTGAGGCTGGAGTTACTGAACCTAAGCCAGAATTTTCTTGTTGTTATGCGCAACCATTTTTATTACTCAAGCCAACTCGTTATGCCAATATCCTACGTCAACGTTTGAAGCATAGTGATGCCAAAATATATATGATTAATGTTGGTTGGATTGATGGTGATTATAAAACTGGTAGACGAGTGCCTGTCGAAGAAACAAAAATGATTGTAAACTATCTTTTGACGGAGCCAGAAAATGTCAGTTTTAAGTTTGAACGACAAAAGTATTTTAACTTTAAAGCTTTGACTTCTATTTATGATAATGATGAAGTTATGCATTTAAAAAATATATGGGAAGATCAATCTTCATACAAGAAACAATATAAATCTCTAATTAAGAGTTTTATCAAAAACTATGAGCAGTTTGAAGATGATGATTTCGCTCTTAAATACAAGAAATTTGAACCAAGTATATAG
- the mraY gene encoding phospho-N-acetylmuramoyl-pentapeptide-transferase yields MLIYLFNWLSHYYKGLEVFSSYVSVRIIMISITSLLITLFLGRPMIRWLQKMQIGQVVRDDGPQSHFSKRNTPTMGGVLILSSVIISALLWGNLSSIYLWILILVVIFFGAIGFFDDYLKLVLKHPKGLRAKHKFALQSVFSVILAIVLFYLLAKNGQMSLSIPFSKSLYIPMGIFLFVILTFFIINGSSNAVNLTDGLDGLAIVPVVLVAAGLGIYAYIETNSILANYLLFPYIDNKGLVEVAVFCAALCGSGLAFLWFNSHPAEVFMGDVGSLTLGAVLGVIAVMIRQELIFFIMGLLFVIEALSVMLQVGSYKLRKGKRIFKMAPIHHHFELMGWPETKVVIRFWIFSLILFLIGLIAIKVR; encoded by the coding sequence ATGTTAATTTATCTTTTTAATTGGTTAAGTCATTACTATAAAGGTCTAGAAGTTTTTAGCAGTTATGTATCTGTAAGAATTATAATGATTTCCATAACTTCATTGTTAATAACGCTTTTTCTCGGTAGGCCAATGATTAGATGGTTGCAGAAAATGCAAATTGGCCAAGTTGTAAGAGATGATGGACCACAAAGTCATTTTTCTAAGAGAAATACACCAACTATGGGTGGAGTTTTAATTCTTTCTTCTGTTATCATATCGGCTTTACTTTGGGGGAATTTGTCTAGCATATATCTATGGATTTTAATTTTAGTAGTTATCTTCTTTGGAGCTATTGGTTTTTTTGATGACTACTTAAAACTAGTTCTTAAGCATCCAAAGGGACTAAGGGCTAAGCACAAATTTGCTTTACAATCTGTTTTCTCAGTTATATTGGCTATAGTTTTGTTTTATCTTTTGGCTAAAAATGGACAAATGAGTCTTTCAATACCTTTTTCTAAGAGTCTATATATTCCTATGGGGATCTTTCTGTTTGTGATTTTGACGTTTTTCATTATTAATGGAAGTAGTAATGCTGTAAATTTAACTGATGGATTAGATGGTTTAGCGATAGTTCCTGTAGTTCTTGTTGCTGCAGGATTAGGTATTTATGCTTATATTGAAACAAATAGTATATTAGCTAACTATTTACTTTTCCCGTACATCGACAATAAAGGACTTGTTGAGGTAGCAGTTTTTTGTGCGGCTTTATGTGGGTCGGGCTTAGCATTCTTATGGTTTAATTCGCACCCAGCAGAGGTCTTCATGGGTGATGTAGGCTCATTGACGTTAGGTGCTGTTTTGGGTGTGATTGCTGTGATGATTCGCCAAGAATTGATATTTTTTATTATGGGTTTGTTATTCGTTATAGAAGCATTATCTGTGATGTTGCAAGTAGGATCATATAAGCTTAGAAAAGGTAAAAGAATTTTTAAAATGGCACCTATCCACCACCATTTTGAACTAATGGGCTGGCCTGAGACAAAAGTTGTAATACGTTTTTGGATATTCTCTTTGATACTTTTCTTAATCGGTTTGATAGCTATTAAGGTTAGGTAA
- the murD gene encoding UDP-N-acetylmuramoyl-L-alanine--D-glutamate ligase: MFNFYFDDKKISKLLMVGYGSTGRSVCDFLANFIDLSVDISQNDNDFINCDLEQYDLITVSPGIPLNKSPYRVLSKFKQKIVSDVDLFYQSIRNTKAKMIAVTGSNGKSTIVTMLDFVLRDLGYKSILVGNIGTPPLNKIGERFDYCVVEVSSFQIDLFNSVEFDLGCVINVSPDHLDRYNNYEEYKQSKLNLAKFSKDFFVYDVHNNGLKYAGEYQIVRGSIYKNATKLLDIDETNLFGEHNLENIIVILNIFDRFGIDAFKVVNSVKKFKGLKHRCEVVKKTNGVTYINDSKGTNVGATIAALNSITNSKNIILLLGGVAKGGDFNLMKKSLDKYVKYICVYGQDKEYIENYIKDLCQYQICNDMKDAFDSANQKARNGDTILLSPACASFDEFSGYAERGDVFERLVAKLK, from the coding sequence ATGTTCAATTTCTATTTTGATGATAAAAAAATATCTAAACTACTTATGGTTGGTTATGGCTCTACAGGTAGGTCTGTTTGCGATTTTTTAGCTAATTTTATTGATCTTTCAGTTGATATCTCACAGAACGATAATGATTTTATAAATTGTGATTTAGAACAATATGATTTAATAACTGTAAGTCCAGGTATTCCACTTAATAAGTCGCCGTATAGAGTTTTATCTAAATTTAAACAAAAAATAGTTAGTGATGTTGATCTGTTTTATCAATCAATTAGAAACACTAAGGCAAAAATGATAGCTGTTACAGGATCGAATGGGAAAAGTACTATCGTCACAATGCTTGATTTTGTTTTAAGAGACTTAGGCTATAAAAGTATCCTTGTTGGTAATATTGGTACGCCACCCCTCAATAAGATTGGTGAGAGATTTGATTACTGTGTGGTTGAGGTTTCGAGTTTTCAAATAGATTTGTTTAATAGTGTAGAGTTTGATTTAGGGTGTGTGATTAATGTATCACCTGATCACTTAGATAGATATAACAATTATGAAGAATATAAACAGTCGAAGCTAAATTTAGCAAAATTTAGTAAAGATTTTTTTGTTTATGATGTGCATAACAATGGTCTTAAGTATGCTGGTGAATATCAGATAGTAAGAGGCTCTATCTATAAAAATGCGACGAAGTTGTTAGATATAGATGAGACAAATCTTTTCGGAGAACACAATTTAGAGAATATTATAGTTATTCTCAATATTTTTGATAGATTTGGTATAGATGCATTTAAGGTAGTAAATTCAGTTAAAAAGTTTAAGGGGCTTAAGCATCGTTGCGAAGTTGTCAAAAAAACAAACGGTGTTACTTATATCAACGACTCAAAAGGTACAAATGTTGGAGCTACTATAGCTGCACTAAATAGTATTACTAATTCGAAGAATATTATATTGTTATTAGGCGGTGTTGCTAAAGGTGGTGATTTTAATCTAATGAAAAAATCTTTAGACAAGTATGTTAAATACATTTGTGTATATGGTCAAGACAAGGAATATATAGAGAATTATATCAAAGATCTATGCCAGTATCAGATTTGTAATGATATGAAAGATGCATTTGACTCAGCTAATCAAAAAGCTCGGAATGGTGATACTATTCTTCTATCACCAGCGTGTGCAAGCTTTGATGAGTTTAGTGGATATGCGGAGCGTGGTGATGTATTCGAAAGATTAGTTGCTAAGCTAAAATAA